A part of Betaproteobacteria bacterium genomic DNA contains:
- a CDS encoding ABC transporter ATP-binding protein: MSDALLVLEAVHTNIGAYHILHGVDLVVPRGKLTMLLGRNGAGKTTTLRTIMGLWRASAGRIVFSGEDIAAMSTPQIAGLNIAYVPETMGIFSDLTVKENMLLAARGATRASDMDDTRLKWIFSLFPAVETFWSYPAGKLSGGQKQMLAVARAIVEPRELLIVDEPSKGLAPAIINNMIDAFAELKAGGVTILLVEQNINFAKRLGDSVAIMDDGRVVHSGAMQALAEDEVLQRSLLGLAL, from the coding sequence ATGAGTGATGCCCTGCTCGTGCTCGAAGCGGTGCACACCAATATCGGTGCGTATCACATCCTGCACGGCGTGGATTTGGTCGTGCCGCGCGGCAAGCTCACGATGCTACTCGGCCGCAACGGCGCCGGCAAGACCACCACACTTCGGACCATCATGGGCTTGTGGCGCGCATCTGCCGGCCGGATCGTATTTTCTGGAGAGGACATTGCCGCCATGAGCACGCCGCAAATTGCCGGGCTCAATATTGCCTATGTTCCCGAAACCATGGGAATTTTTTCAGACCTCACCGTGAAAGAAAACATGCTCCTCGCCGCGCGCGGCGCCACGCGCGCGAGCGACATGGACGATACGCGCCTGAAATGGATCTTTTCTCTCTTTCCGGCGGTGGAGACGTTCTGGTCATATCCCGCCGGCAAATTGTCCGGGGGGCAGAAACAAATGCTCGCAGTGGCGCGCGCCATTGTCGAGCCGCGCGAATTGTTGATTGTCGATGAACCCAGCAAGGGCCTCGCCCCGGCGATCATCAACAATATGATCGACGCGTTTGCCGAACTCAAGGCCGGCGGCGTGACGATACTGCTGGTGGAGCAGAACATCAATTTTGCCAAGCGCCTTGGCGACAGCGTCGCGATCATGGATGACGGCCGGGTGGTGCACAGCGGCGCCATGCAGGCGCTTGCCGAAGATGAAGTGTTGCAGCGCTCATTACTGGGGCTGGCGCTATGA
- a CDS encoding TonB-dependent receptor, whose translation MKLKTMSIAIAALFVGAGSVSAQQAPASNPATAKADDSEKVETVTVTARRREELIQDVPGAVSAFSGAALEKAGVPDITGLADLVPNTTLKTSRATNTTLTAFIRGIGQQDPVAGYEQGVGIYLDDIYLARPQGALTDIYDLDRIEVLRGPQGTLYGRNTIGGAVKYITRKISDKAEVSVKATFGSYSEKDLVVKGSLPITDTFRLGATVASFNRDGFGKNVVNGTDNYNKDVLAGRVSAEFTPTTALFIRFAADRTVDDSLPKQGYRLTSGPAPTNLPVLDGNYDTRANLYSVLGNAQKVTTHGESLLVDWTIDSALSFKSITASRADKSYAPIDFDSLNTPLFEAPAIYTNKQRSQEFQFTYTGAKWQGVAGVYYMKANAFNEFDVLYNAAGGLSLYTRDDIDTKTWAAFADASYSVSDTFNINLGGRYTNDQREAAIYKRTYLGLIGSPTLGNPAAVGLAVNTDMSKSDLNRTDTKFTPKIGFGWKFAREHNLYASYAEGFKGGFFDPRMDLGGIPTSATSLEKRKGVEPEEVKTYELGLKSTFNGGRIQTNAAVFHTDYSNVQIPGSIPTFNASGVVTGFAGNVTNAGKATIKGLELEALARITDAFTVSGMVGYIDAKYKEWIVANGLTGSAAALINVAGSAEFQNTPKKSANITATYEWPLAMFGRDGGLAWGNSLSYKSQAYQTEFTRPTGIAATDALIPANLMLAQPGYTLWDANLVWTSKDRKVQVGLNGRNLTDKRYKVAGYNFVSFFNTVTAFYGDPRVVKATVTLKF comes from the coding sequence ATGAAACTGAAGACCATGAGTATTGCCATTGCCGCCCTGTTTGTCGGCGCAGGATCGGTATCCGCTCAGCAGGCGCCGGCCAGCAATCCTGCCACCGCCAAGGCGGACGACAGCGAAAAAGTCGAAACTGTCACGGTGACCGCGCGGCGGCGTGAAGAGTTGATACAGGACGTTCCGGGCGCAGTCAGTGCCTTTTCCGGCGCGGCGCTTGAAAAAGCAGGCGTTCCGGATATTACCGGCCTGGCAGACTTGGTGCCCAATACCACGCTAAAAACATCGAGGGCGACAAATACGACGCTGACGGCGTTCATTCGCGGCATCGGTCAACAGGATCCGGTGGCGGGATATGAGCAGGGCGTTGGCATATATCTGGACGATATTTACCTGGCGCGCCCGCAGGGCGCCCTGACGGATATTTACGATCTTGATCGCATAGAAGTCCTGCGCGGCCCGCAGGGTACGCTTTACGGACGCAACACGATTGGTGGCGCGGTCAAATACATTACACGCAAGATTTCCGACAAAGCCGAGGTGAGCGTCAAGGCGACCTTCGGCAGCTATAGCGAAAAGGACCTGGTCGTCAAAGGCAGCCTTCCCATTACGGACACCTTCAGGCTGGGCGCGACGGTCGCTTCCTTCAATCGCGACGGATTCGGCAAGAATGTCGTTAACGGCACCGACAACTACAACAAGGATGTTTTGGCGGGCCGTGTCAGCGCCGAGTTCACGCCAACAACCGCGCTGTTCATCCGCTTTGCGGCGGATCGCACGGTCGACGATTCGCTTCCCAAACAAGGTTATCGCCTGACGTCTGGCCCGGCGCCGACAAACTTGCCGGTACTCGACGGCAATTACGACACGCGCGCCAATCTTTATTCCGTGCTCGGAAACGCTCAAAAAGTGACCACCCATGGTGAATCGCTGCTTGTTGATTGGACGATCGATTCAGCACTGTCATTCAAATCGATCACCGCAAGCCGCGCAGATAAATCCTACGCGCCGATCGATTTCGATTCGCTGAATACGCCGCTTTTTGAAGCGCCTGCGATCTATACAAACAAACAACGCAGCCAGGAATTCCAGTTCACGTACACGGGTGCAAAGTGGCAGGGCGTTGCAGGCGTCTACTACATGAAAGCAAACGCGTTCAACGAATTTGACGTGTTGTATAACGCTGCGGGCGGATTGTCCCTCTATACGCGCGACGATATAGACACCAAGACCTGGGCCGCGTTTGCCGATGCCAGCTACAGTGTTTCGGACACATTCAATATCAACCTCGGTGGACGCTACACGAATGACCAGCGCGAGGCGGCGATCTACAAGAGAACCTATCTTGGACTGATCGGATCCCCCACGCTCGGCAACCCGGCGGCCGTTGGCCTCGCGGTCAATACGGATATGAGCAAGAGTGACCTGAATCGGACCGATACCAAATTCACCCCCAAGATCGGTTTCGGCTGGAAGTTTGCCCGGGAGCACAACCTCTATGCGTCCTACGCGGAAGGATTCAAGGGCGGATTCTTCGATCCACGCATGGACTTGGGAGGGATCCCCACCAGTGCGACTTCGCTTGAAAAACGCAAAGGGGTTGAGCCCGAAGAGGTCAAGACCTATGAGTTGGGCCTTAAGTCGACGTTCAACGGCGGCCGGATTCAGACCAATGCCGCCGTGTTCCACACGGACTACAGCAATGTCCAGATTCCAGGCTCGATTCCCACTTTTAACGCCAGCGGCGTCGTCACGGGATTTGCCGGAAACGTGACCAATGCCGGCAAAGCCACGATCAAAGGCCTTGAACTGGAGGCGCTGGCGCGCATCACGGATGCCTTCACGGTGAGCGGCATGGTCGGTTACATCGACGCCAAATACAAGGAATGGATCGTTGCCAACGGGCTTACGGGCAGCGCGGCGGCCCTGATCAACGTTGCGGGCTCGGCAGAGTTCCAAAACACGCCGAAGAAGTCTGCCAACATCACGGCGACCTACGAATGGCCGCTCGCGATGTTCGGCAGAGATGGCGGACTGGCCTGGGGTAACAGCCTGTCTTACAAGAGCCAGGCGTATCAGACGGAATTCACACGTCCGACCGGCATTGCGGCGACTGACGCGTTGATACCGGCGAATCTGATGCTGGCGCAACCGGGGTACACGTTGTGGGATGCCAACCTGGTGTGGACCAGCAAGGATCGCAAGGTCCAGGTAGGACTGAATGGTCGCAACCTGACGGACAAACGCTACAAGGTCGCCGGCTACAACTTCGTTTCGTTCTTCAATACGGTCACGGCCTTCTACGGTGATCCGCGTGTGGTCAAGGCCACCGTCACCCTGAAGTTTTAG
- a CDS encoding substrate-binding domain-containing protein — translation MNVRSWIMLPALFASGIGLAQPTDIRIALIYDKTGPLEAYFRQTQTGFLMGLDYATAGTMTLGSRKLVVLERDSQGKPDVAKAQLAAAYADDKADIAVGATGSGATLALLPVAEEYKKILLVEPAVADSITGDKWNRYVFRTGRNSSQDAISNAVAQDKAGVSIATLAQDNAFGRDGVKAFRDAIKIAKIVHEEYLPATTTDFTAGAQRLIDKLRNLPGRKLIWISWAGAGNPFKIADLDLKRHGIEIVTGGNILPAMAAYKNFPGMEGATYYYYGIPNNPLNDELVKRHQAKFKSPPDFFTAGGFAAAMSLVTALKKTNGDARTESLISAMEGMSFDTPKGKMTFRKEDHQALQSMYHFRIKVDPALAWAVPELVREIKADEMNVPIRNKR, via the coding sequence ATGAATGTTCGTTCCTGGATTATGTTGCCCGCGCTCTTCGCCAGCGGGATTGGGCTTGCGCAGCCGACAGACATTCGCATCGCCCTCATCTATGACAAGACCGGGCCGCTCGAAGCTTACTTCAGGCAAACGCAGACTGGATTCCTGATGGGCCTCGACTATGCAACCGCAGGCACAATGACGCTTGGCAGCAGAAAACTCGTCGTGCTGGAGCGCGACAGCCAGGGCAAGCCTGACGTCGCCAAGGCGCAATTGGCTGCGGCTTATGCCGACGACAAAGCAGATATCGCCGTGGGTGCCACCGGCTCTGGCGCGACGCTTGCCCTGCTTCCCGTGGCTGAGGAATACAAGAAAATACTGTTGGTGGAACCCGCCGTCGCGGATTCGATTACCGGCGACAAGTGGAACCGATATGTCTTCCGCACGGGCCGCAACAGTTCACAGGATGCAATTTCCAACGCCGTCGCGCAGGACAAGGCGGGCGTCAGCATTGCCACGCTTGCGCAGGACAATGCGTTTGGCCGCGATGGCGTCAAGGCGTTCAGGGACGCAATCAAGATCGCGAAGATCGTTCACGAAGAATACCTGCCTGCCACCACCACCGACTTCACCGCCGGTGCGCAGCGCCTGATAGACAAGCTTCGCAACTTGCCCGGCCGGAAACTTATCTGGATCTCCTGGGCCGGCGCGGGCAATCCTTTCAAGATTGCCGACCTTGACCTGAAGAGGCACGGCATCGAAATCGTCACGGGAGGAAATATTCTGCCTGCCATGGCAGCGTACAAGAATTTCCCCGGGATGGAGGGGGCAACCTATTACTATTACGGTATCCCCAACAATCCGCTGAATGACGAACTCGTAAAGCGTCATCAGGCCAAGTTCAAGTCCCCGCCAGATTTTTTCACGGCCGGTGGTTTCGCGGCGGCAATGTCTCTTGTCACTGCGCTTAAGAAGACCAATGGCGACGCCCGAACCGAATCGCTCATCAGTGCAATGGAAGGCATGAGCTTCGATACGCCAAAAGGAAAGATGACGTTCCGCAAGGAAGATCATCAGGCGCTGCAGAGCATGTATCACTTCCGGATCAAGGTCGATCCCGCGCTCGCCTGGGCAGTGCCGGAACTGGTTCGTGAGATCAAGGCGGATGAAATGAATGTGCCAATCCGCAACAAGCGATGA
- a CDS encoding ABC transporter ATP-binding protein, which translates to MLTTSKLTVRFGGHIAVNAVSCEFHPGTLTAIVGPNGAGKTTYFNLISGQLKATSGRVMLNGQDLSNKSASARTRAGLGRAFQLTNLFPHLSVLENVRLAVQATRKGPHRHGLNLWTIWSDHAALTARAEEILESVSLIDKSHNDVSSLPHGDQRKLEVAMLMALESQVFMFDEPTAGMSADEMPAVLNLIRRLREDKSKTILLVEHKMDVVRELADRIIVLHNGTLVADGEPAAVIASPIVQEAYLGVARVAA; encoded by the coding sequence TTGCTGACGACATCGAAATTGACCGTTCGCTTCGGTGGCCACATTGCGGTGAACGCCGTGTCCTGCGAGTTTCATCCGGGGACGCTGACGGCAATCGTCGGCCCCAACGGCGCCGGCAAGACCACATACTTCAACCTGATTTCCGGCCAGTTGAAAGCGACCAGTGGCCGTGTGATGCTGAACGGTCAGGACCTGTCGAATAAATCCGCGTCGGCGCGTACCCGTGCGGGACTCGGCCGCGCGTTCCAGCTGACAAACCTGTTCCCGCATCTCAGCGTGCTGGAAAATGTGCGCCTCGCCGTGCAGGCCACACGCAAGGGCCCGCATCGCCATGGGCTGAACCTGTGGACCATCTGGAGCGATCATGCGGCGCTGACCGCACGCGCGGAGGAAATCCTCGAATCGGTTTCATTGATCGACAAATCGCACAATGACGTCTCAAGCCTGCCACACGGCGACCAGCGCAAGCTGGAAGTGGCGATGCTCATGGCGCTCGAATCACAGGTATTCATGTTCGATGAACCGACCGCGGGCATGAGCGCCGATGAAATGCCGGCGGTGCTCAACCTGATTCGGCGACTGAGGGAAGACAAAAGCAAAACGATTTTGCTGGTGGAGCACAAAATGGATGTGGTGCGTGAACTGGCGGACCGTATCATCGTGTTGCACAACGGCACGCTGGTAGCCGATGGAGAACCGGCGGCAGTGATCGCGTCACCCATCGTGCAGGAAGCGTACCTGGGCGTGGCCAGGGTTGCCGCATGA
- a CDS encoding branched-chain amino acid ABC transporter permease — translation MTPWRDFDWQPLALVPVLALLALPLVGSGSTWITLTVAGLAMGMIIFIIASGLTLVFGLMDVLNFGHGVFIALGAFVATSVLGAMGDWTGSHSLWRNLVAVFPAMLIAMLVAGAVGLAFERFIVRPVYGQHLKQILITMGGMIIGEELIKVIWGPQQIPLPLPEGMRGAILLGDAAIEKYRLFAVVVGLAVFGGLAWTLGRTKIGLLIRAGVQDREMVEALGYRIRRLFVAVFVVGSALAGLGGVMWGLYQQNVIPQIGAQVNVLIFIVIIIGGLGSTGGALIGALLVGLMANYTGFLAPKVALFSNIALMAAVLLWRPQGVYPVVNR, via the coding sequence ATGACTCCCTGGCGGGATTTCGATTGGCAGCCATTGGCGCTGGTGCCGGTGCTGGCGCTGCTGGCGTTGCCATTGGTCGGGTCCGGCTCAACCTGGATCACGCTGACCGTTGCAGGACTTGCGATGGGCATGATCATCTTCATCATCGCCTCTGGCCTCACACTGGTGTTCGGTCTGATGGACGTGCTGAATTTCGGTCATGGCGTGTTCATCGCCCTTGGCGCCTTTGTCGCCACCAGCGTGCTGGGTGCGATGGGTGACTGGACCGGATCGCACTCACTGTGGCGCAATCTGGTAGCGGTGTTTCCGGCGATGCTGATTGCCATGCTGGTGGCCGGCGCCGTCGGCCTCGCGTTCGAACGCTTCATTGTGCGACCGGTGTACGGCCAGCATCTCAAACAGATCCTCATCACCATGGGCGGCATGATCATCGGCGAAGAGCTGATCAAGGTGATTTGGGGCCCGCAGCAGATTCCGCTTCCGCTGCCGGAAGGCATGCGTGGCGCCATCCTGCTCGGCGACGCGGCGATCGAGAAATACCGGCTGTTCGCAGTGGTGGTGGGGCTCGCGGTTTTTGGCGGCCTGGCATGGACGCTGGGGCGCACCAAGATCGGTCTATTGATCCGCGCCGGCGTGCAGGATCGGGAAATGGTGGAAGCGCTGGGCTATCGTATCCGGCGCCTGTTTGTAGCGGTGTTTGTCGTCGGCAGCGCGCTGGCGGGACTCGGTGGCGTCATGTGGGGGCTATATCAGCAGAACGTCATTCCGCAAATCGGCGCGCAGGTCAACGTGCTGATCTTCATCGTCATCATCATCGGCGGGCTGGGATCCACCGGCGGCGCATTGATCGGCGCGCTATTGGTGGGACTGATGGCCAACTACACCGGTTTTCTCGCGCCAAAAGTTGCCCTGTTTTCAAATATCGCCTTGATGGCCGCGGTATTGTTGTGGCGGCCCCAGGGCGTTTACCCGGTTGTGAACAGGTAG